Proteins encoded within one genomic window of Actinomycetota bacterium:
- a CDS encoding TMEM165/GDT1 family protein: MDLAVVLTTFVVIFPAELPDKSLFASLVLGTRFRPLPVFCGVAAAFAVHVVVAVTVGGVFALLPQRLVLFVVAALFAAGSVLVLLGKEEDGADAAGAPPAVADQRPVRVALASFGVVFLGEWGDITQITTANLTARYHDPLSVGTGALLALWSVAALALTVGQGLVQRVPTRLVRRFTAVVLALLALATLVEAVRA; the protein is encoded by the coding sequence GTGGACCTCGCCGTCGTCCTGACCACGTTCGTGGTGATCTTCCCGGCCGAGCTACCCGACAAGTCGCTGTTCGCCTCCCTCGTCCTCGGGACCCGCTTCCGGCCCCTGCCGGTGTTCTGCGGGGTCGCGGCCGCCTTCGCCGTCCACGTGGTCGTCGCCGTGACCGTCGGCGGCGTGTTCGCCCTGCTCCCCCAGCGACTCGTCCTGTTCGTGGTCGCCGCGCTGTTCGCCGCCGGCTCGGTCCTGGTCCTGCTCGGCAAGGAGGAGGACGGGGCGGACGCCGCCGGAGCGCCCCCGGCCGTGGCCGACCAGCGCCCCGTGCGCGTCGCCCTCGCCTCCTTCGGCGTCGTCTTCCTGGGCGAGTGGGGCGACATCACCCAGATCACGACGGCCAACCTGACCGCCAGGTACCACGACCCGCTCAGCGTCGGGACCGGCGCCCTGCTCGCCCTGTGGTCGGTGGCGGCGCTCGCCCTCACCGTCGGGCAGGGCCTGGTCCAGCGCGTCCCGACCCGCCTGGTCCGCCGCTTCACCGCGGTCGTGCTTGCCCTCCTCGCGCTTGCCACCCTGGTCGAGGCCGTCCGGGCCTGA